Proteins encoded in a region of the Rhizobium sp. CC-YZS058 genome:
- a CDS encoding ComF family protein: MDVEQAEHPVEGQAWHRRIWHGAKGSISAVGDLLFPPVCRGCGRLTGRHAALCPACWQSVGFIERPFCPVLGIPFSHDLGEALVSAEAIAHPPPFDRLRSVALHQGVARALVHGLKYKDRTDLAPMMAAWMVRAGEGHVEAADAILPVPLHVSRLWRRRYNQAGELARAMSRLTGTPLLPLALSRVRRTQPQIGLGALQRADNVRGAFAVTEAGAAVLFGKRVVLVDDVYTTGATVAAAARALRRAGVVEITVLTFARALPGPI, from the coding sequence ATGGATGTGGAGCAGGCAGAGCATCCAGTCGAGGGGCAAGCCTGGCACCGTCGGATTTGGCACGGTGCGAAGGGCAGCATTTCGGCCGTCGGCGACCTTCTCTTTCCACCTGTCTGCCGCGGTTGCGGTCGTTTGACGGGCCGGCATGCAGCGCTCTGTCCGGCCTGCTGGCAGAGCGTCGGCTTCATCGAACGGCCCTTCTGCCCGGTGCTCGGCATTCCCTTCTCGCATGATCTCGGCGAGGCACTGGTCTCGGCCGAGGCCATTGCCCATCCGCCACCCTTCGATCGGCTCCGCTCCGTCGCCCTGCATCAGGGCGTGGCGCGCGCGCTTGTCCATGGGCTGAAATACAAGGATCGGACCGATCTGGCGCCGATGATGGCCGCCTGGATGGTGCGGGCAGGCGAGGGCCATGTCGAGGCGGCCGACGCGATCCTGCCCGTGCCTCTTCATGTCTCGCGCCTCTGGCGGCGGCGCTACAACCAGGCGGGCGAACTGGCCCGGGCCATGAGCCGGTTGACAGGCACGCCGCTGCTGCCGCTGGCGCTGTCCCGGGTTCGCCGCACGCAGCCGCAGATCGGGCTTGGCGCGCTCCAGCGTGCCGACAATGTGCGGGGTGCCTTCGCGGTGACCGAAGCCGGCGCGGCGGTGCTGTTCGGCAAGCGGGTGGTGCTGGTGGACGATGTCTATACGACGGGCGCCACGGTGGCCGCCGCCGCCCGGGCATTGCGGCGGGCGGGGGTGGTCGAGATCACGGTTTTGACCTTTGCAAGGGCGCTGCCCGGTCCTATATGA
- a CDS encoding carbon-nitrogen hydrolase family protein, producing MTLRVAAVQMCSGVDVSRNADAMARLVRQAAAEGASYIQTPEMTGALQRDRAALRAQLRGEQDDVIVATAARLAGELGIHLHVGSTAIALDDGKIANRGLLFGPDGAKICHYDKIHMFDVDLDNGESWRESAAYTPGETARMADLPFGRLGFAICYDVRFPELFRRQAVDGVKLMSLPAAFTRQTGEAHWSVLLRARAIENGMFLVAAAQGGVHEDGRETYGHSMIVDPWGRVLGEAGAAGEEIVIADLDLSDVGAARAKIPNLKNARSFTLEAATGGAEPGA from the coding sequence GTGACCCTGCGCGTTGCCGCTGTTCAGATGTGCTCGGGCGTCGATGTCTCCCGCAATGCCGACGCCATGGCGCGCCTCGTGCGCCAGGCCGCGGCCGAGGGGGCGAGCTATATCCAGACTCCGGAAATGACCGGCGCTCTGCAGCGTGACCGTGCGGCCCTGCGCGCCCAGCTCCGCGGCGAACAAGACGATGTGATCGTCGCCACGGCGGCCCGCCTTGCCGGCGAGCTCGGTATCCACCTCCATGTCGGCTCGACGGCGATTGCGCTGGACGATGGCAAGATCGCCAATCGCGGCCTGCTGTTCGGACCGGATGGGGCGAAGATCTGCCACTACGACAAGATCCACATGTTCGATGTCGATCTCGACAATGGCGAGAGCTGGCGGGAAAGTGCCGCCTATACGCCGGGCGAAACGGCGCGCATGGCGGACCTCCCCTTCGGCCGGCTGGGCTTTGCCATCTGCTACGATGTGCGCTTTCCCGAGCTGTTCCGCCGCCAGGCGGTGGACGGGGTGAAGCTGATGTCCCTGCCGGCGGCATTCACCCGCCAGACAGGTGAGGCCCATTGGTCCGTGCTGCTGCGCGCCCGCGCCATCGAGAACGGCATGTTCCTCGTCGCGGCCGCGCAGGGCGGTGTGCATGAGGACGGCCGCGAGACCTATGGCCATTCGATGATCGTCGATCCCTGGGGGCGCGTGCTCGGCGAGGCCGGTGCGGCCGGGGAGGAGATCGTCATCGCCGATCTCGACCTTTCCGACGTCGGCGCGGCGCGGGCAAAAATTCCCAACCTGAAGAATGCCCGCAGCTTCACGCTCGAAGCCGCAACGGGCGGGGCGGAGCCCGGCGCATGA
- the ubiG gene encoding bifunctional 2-polyprenyl-6-hydroxyphenol methylase/3-demethylubiquinol 3-O-methyltransferase UbiG, with translation MSEAARTTIDQGEIDRFSALAAEWWNPRGKFKPLHKFNPVRLAYIRDKASAHFGRDPKAPKPLQGLRLLDIGCGGGLLSEPMARMGADVLGADASEKNIRIAQTHAEASGVAVDYRAVTAESLAADGETFDIVLNMEVVEHVSDVDFFLKTCASMVRPGGLMVIATINRTLKARALAIFAAENVLRWLPRGTHQYEKLVTPEEIEGPLGASGMVIAERTGVFFHPLSNAWHLSSDMDVNYMLLAKRPAPVQPAG, from the coding sequence ATGAGCGAAGCGGCGCGGACGACGATCGACCAGGGCGAGATCGACCGGTTTTCGGCCCTTGCCGCCGAGTGGTGGAATCCGCGCGGCAAGTTCAAGCCGCTGCACAAGTTCAACCCGGTCCGCCTTGCCTATATCCGCGACAAGGCCTCCGCGCATTTCGGCCGCGATCCCAAGGCGCCCAAGCCGCTGCAGGGCTTGCGCCTGCTCGATATCGGCTGCGGCGGCGGGCTGCTTTCCGAGCCGATGGCGCGCATGGGCGCCGACGTCCTTGGCGCCGATGCCTCGGAGAAGAACATCCGCATCGCACAAACCCATGCCGAAGCGAGCGGTGTCGCGGTGGACTACCGGGCGGTGACGGCCGAGAGCCTGGCCGCGGACGGCGAGACCTTCGACATCGTGCTCAACATGGAAGTGGTCGAGCACGTCTCCGACGTCGATTTCTTCTTGAAGACCTGTGCCTCCATGGTGCGTCCGGGCGGCCTGATGGTGATCGCCACGATCAACCGCACGCTGAAGGCGCGGGCGCTGGCCATTTTCGCAGCCGAGAACGTGCTGCGCTGGCTGCCACGCGGCACGCATCAATATGAGAAGCTGGTGACGCCGGAGGAGATTGAAGGCCCGCTCGGCGCCAGCGGCATGGTGATCGCCGAGCGCACCGGCGTGTTCTTCCATCCGCTGTCGAACGCCTGGCATCTCTCGAGCGACATGGACGTGAACTACATGCTCCTCGCCAAGCGGCCGGCGCCGGTTCAGCCGGCCGGCTGA
- a CDS encoding methyltransferase domain-containing protein, which yields MDIVFDQTLIAARRLRALKAGDEKASFLLDLVGQDLAERLSVVERQFDAAVELHGYTGATARALLATGKIGTLRRVETDAAFAAPGEDLLVSPLETVPLAPASVNLVVSPLSLHLTNDTPGVFIQVRRALKPDGLFLAAIPGAGTLQELRSVLLEAESEVTGGAGPRVVPFADVRDMGGLLQRAGFALPVADTETYTVRYASLFSLMKDLRAMGMTNPLVARSRKPLPRAVFLRAAELYAQRYADADGRIRATFSVIFISGWAPHESQQKPLKPGSAKARLADALKVRDDL from the coding sequence TTGGACATCGTCTTTGACCAGACGCTGATCGCCGCGCGTCGCCTTCGGGCCCTGAAGGCGGGCGACGAGAAGGCATCCTTCCTGCTGGACCTGGTGGGGCAGGATCTCGCGGAACGTCTCTCCGTGGTGGAGCGCCAGTTCGACGCGGCGGTGGAACTGCATGGCTATACGGGCGCCACGGCCCGGGCACTGCTTGCCACCGGCAAGATCGGCACGCTGCGGCGCGTCGAGACGGACGCGGCCTTCGCCGCCCCCGGCGAGGATCTGCTCGTTTCGCCGCTGGAAACGGTGCCGCTCGCGCCCGCCTCGGTCAACCTCGTCGTCTCGCCGCTCTCGCTGCATCTGACCAACGACACGCCGGGCGTCTTCATCCAGGTTCGGCGCGCGCTGAAGCCGGACGGGCTGTTCCTTGCCGCCATTCCGGGTGCCGGAACGCTGCAGGAACTGCGCAGCGTCCTGCTGGAGGCGGAAAGCGAGGTGACCGGCGGAGCGGGACCGCGCGTGGTGCCCTTTGCCGATGTGCGGGACATGGGCGGGCTTCTGCAGCGCGCCGGCTTCGCGCTTCCCGTGGCCGACACGGAAACCTACACGGTGCGCTACGCCTCGCTGTTCTCGCTGATGAAGGACCTGCGGGCCATGGGCATGACCAACCCGCTCGTCGCCCGCAGCCGCAAGCCGCTGCCGCGCGCGGTGTTTCTGCGGGCCGCCGAACTCTATGCGCAACGATATGCCGATGCCGATGGCCGCATCCGCGCGACCTTTTCCGTCATCTTCATTTCCGGCTGGGCGCCGCATGAAAGCCAGCAGAAGCCGCTGAAGCCCGGATCGGCGAAGGCGCGCCTGGCGGACGCGCTCAAGGTGCGTGACGATCTGTAA
- the grxC gene encoding glutaredoxin 3 translates to MASVTIYTRQFCSYCSAAKRLLEKKGVAYEEHDATNAPAVREEMIARSNGGRTFPQIFINDIHVGGCDDLHALDSAGKLDPMLAA, encoded by the coding sequence ATGGCTTCCGTCACCATCTATACCCGCCAGTTCTGCAGCTACTGCTCCGCCGCCAAGCGGCTTCTGGAGAAGAAGGGTGTCGCCTATGAGGAACATGACGCGACCAATGCGCCGGCGGTGCGGGAAGAAATGATCGCGCGCTCGAATGGCGGGCGGACCTTTCCGCAGATCTTCATCAACGACATCCACGTCGGCGGCTGCGACGATCTTCACGCGCTGGACAGCGCTGGCAAGCTCGATCCGATGCTGGCGGCCTGA
- a CDS encoding DUF1178 family protein, translating into MIRYSLVCDQGHDFEAWFSSSSDFDGQAEAGLVSCVVCGSTAVKRALMAPSVSTGRAREKTRALMLESAHREAAAKIREIVATIRANSEDVGEKFPEEARKIHYGEADARGLIGRATAEEARGLIEEGIEIAPLPLLPDDAN; encoded by the coding sequence ATGATCCGCTACAGCCTTGTCTGCGACCAGGGCCACGACTTCGAGGCCTGGTTCTCCTCCAGCAGCGACTTCGACGGCCAGGCCGAGGCGGGTTTGGTCAGTTGCGTCGTCTGCGGCAGCACCGCCGTCAAGCGGGCGCTCATGGCGCCCTCCGTTTCCACCGGCCGGGCGAGAGAGAAGACGCGAGCGCTGATGCTCGAGAGCGCGCATCGGGAGGCCGCGGCGAAGATCCGCGAGATCGTTGCCACCATTCGCGCCAATTCCGAGGATGTGGGCGAGAAATTCCCGGAGGAAGCGCGCAAGATCCATTATGGCGAGGCCGATGCGCGCGGTCTGATCGGCCGGGCCACGGCCGAGGAGGCGCGCGGCTTGATCGAGGAGGGGATCGAGATCGCTCCGTTGCCCCTGCTTCCCGACGACGCGAACTGA